Proteins encoded by one window of Streptococcus sanguinis:
- a CDS encoding SIALI-17 repeat-containing surface protein, whose protein sequence is MEKRITGDTLQRYSFRKLSVGLVSATIGSFFLSTAIGGNISTVEAAEVSAGKTVPVQYHYVVESELTEAEKNAVVKELPKFVEENSDAYYLVYRPKTQGLSAKSLPKTGYSSLWEATFAAAGLTLAVLVIARGRNGKRYLSSILLVTGLGSILLAPSVFAVTNIELAAYNQRLNLTVGDKLPEPLEIAGFEYVGYLKSGEQGKENATGSHQLPTAQKDLSAVEVDQQAGKSASLSGNPGTANKPVSTETEKLTEQEKEIIAAKEREFARFSPVTEVPELEFESQESSQTQVLPYQTEYQYSNELAEGQSQVIRAGVAGTRTVVTRNYIAGKEIVKSEVISDQVTAEPVSEIVLVGTAAVKSVPKEAPVQEIPELTSYGTASDTAPVQEVPELTTYGTAPDTAPVQEIPELTTYGTTPDTAPVQEVPELTTYGTVPDTAPVQEVPELTTYGTAPDTAPVQEVPELTSYGTAPDTTPVQEVPELTTYGIAPDTAPVQEIPELTTYGTAPDTAPVQEVPELTTYGTAPDEAPVHQPPELELTATDETRREKIDFSVEEQYTDEIPEGSRQIVTPGVQGERAITTRIYTSNGQEVDRQVLSDEEILAAVTQIIKVGTSKSSLIPADAPKVEELSEYPLTYTDETRVEKINYIIREEETDELVRDARQITTPGVQGERTIKTRVYSSNGQEIDRQELSNEETLAPVTQIVKVGTAKPNMVPGDAPKADALPEYPLTYTDETRVEKINFTIREEDTDELVRDARQIATPGVQGERTIKIRVYSSNGQEIDRQELSNEETLAPVTQVVKVGTAKPTMVPNAAPKAEVLPEYPLTYTDETRVEKVAFNIEEQYTDELPQDARQIATPGVQGERTIKTRVYSSNGQEIERQELSNEETLAPVTQVVKVGTANPHMVPGNAPKVDTLPEYPLTYTDETRVEKINFTIREEETDELVRDARQIATPGVQGERTIKTRVYSSNGQEIDRQELSNDETLAPVTQIVKVGTAKPNMVPGDAPKADALPEYPLTYTDETRVEKINFTIREEETDELVRDARQIAAPGVQGERTIKTRVYSSNGQEIDRQELSNEETLAPVTQVVKVGTAKPTMVPSEAPKVEALPEYPLTYTDETRVEKINFTIREEETDELVRDVRQIATPGVQGERTIKTRVYSSNGQEIDRQELSNEETLAPVTQVVKVGTAKPHMVPNDAPKAEVLEEFDLIPLHNLLAEADQIKAQARYFNDSLSHQSSYDTALTAGQALLNQSHASQAEVNQLVGQINQAKAQLSGLEVVKTALQNEYDLNPTVKTTAKYKNADSDKQTAYTDELTKAEGVLNNQTATQVQVNQAFASLTAAKEALNGVPKVKPTVSILSLTENADDKSVTVQYRLEDQTQSFRSATAELYQGDQLVRTLPITNFAGSLKIGDLDYYTGYSLKTKLTYELDNGSFTGLETDSRNFELEYKKIAFRDIDSAEFYRKENDQFKRVVSMNSMPTDLSNYFVKVKSSESKEMLLPVHSIAESHKDGRDVYKVTVSLPELVQEGEAGYKSGYDFYISKAVPSQQNVYTSFAGLVDAMKQNMAGNYVLGADLDASEVSLAPADYVYLKGNFTGSLTGNHNGKQYAIYNLAKPLFENLKSGSSISNLDLKEVNIVGTYDSAALARNAENARITDVSVQGRVEVKENASQVAGLVVIANNTQITNSSFTGTIVSNDKQGKEYNVGGLVANLKGGNSLISQSRADVTILAGARANNQRFGGLVGRLENNARISRSYVAGKIQNSTKNGQIGGVVGSNYFNGLIDNVISNVSGTNVYSISGDQGYENNRITEAYAVEGNKTLENDKFVTSTLTLNEAEEKLTSLDITTTLEDTNLNIYSVNYAQEKNAREDRLIAYANMEKLLPFYNKETIVAYGNKLPDNHKLNTEYLLDVVPMKGDQIITDINSNKTGINRLMLHFEDNTVDYLDLTYKGDFKYKAIAEYSVNGLDLLYTPEAFLSDYSRVLNQVLPELNKVVLDSPAMRTVLGVNADTSLDDLYLDTAFDQVKTKLSEELRKVLAMDKSINTEGDVVADYVAQKITANKEAFLLGLTYLNRWYNINYDNINVKDLSAYKFDFFGNHNASTLDTIISLGKSGMNNLKAKNNYMAYDASLSEATGKRGLFNYLEGYRQLFLPDKSNNEWLKTNTKAYIVEAKSDVPEARQLQDGAEDKSKYSVGVYDKITADNWEHKGMLLPLLTMTEKGVYAISNMSTISMGAYDRYRLDANGRVRTDAELAEFVEDRVRKTAEYQRDHYDFWYKILSDESKDKLFRSVLVYDGFSLVDKDGKRYWAPANDKKSLAMQEFFGPAGKWYPSKGYNAYATGNVTHFDAARLLEDYGNSVYTHEMTHNSDGGIYFEGNGRREGLGAELYARGLLQSTPSADEATITLNTLFKVDKDSKTRLHTYNFKERVQNAEDLQHYVHGMFDMIYTLDYLEGTSMLKQSDDAKLQWFRKMENYYITDKYGKETHAGNQTRSFTAEEIKQLKTFNSLIENDVITRRENKDSGKYGRNGYLSLSLFSPIYSALSNPNGAPGDVMFRRTAYELLAAKGYHEGFIPYVSGKYSKEAFDEGKKTWDGWSGRDVGLVTDQKVLENVFKGEYDSWLAFKKAMYKERIDQLTKLKPITIEYELRNPSSTKKVTIRSYEEMQKLMDEAVAEDVRNITNATSRVDASWVNLLKKKIYNAYLRETDDFRQSIFNK, encoded by the coding sequence ATGGAAAAAAGAATCACTGGCGATACGCTCCAGCGTTATTCTTTTAGAAAGTTATCAGTAGGATTGGTTTCCGCCACTATCGGAAGCTTCTTTTTGAGTACCGCCATAGGGGGAAATATAAGCACGGTTGAGGCCGCAGAAGTCTCAGCCGGCAAAACCGTTCCAGTTCAGTATCACTACGTAGTAGAGTCTGAACTGACTGAAGCTGAGAAGAATGCAGTTGTTAAGGAGCTTCCAAAGTTTGTGGAAGAAAACTCTGATGCTTATTACCTGGTTTACCGTCCTAAGACCCAGGGCCTTTCGGCAAAAAGTTTGCCAAAGACGGGCTACTCAAGTCTGTGGGAAGCGACATTTGCAGCTGCTGGGTTGACCTTAGCAGTCTTAGTAATTGCACGAGGTCGAAATGGTAAGCGGTACCTGTCTTCTATTTTGCTGGTGACAGGTCTAGGCTCTATTCTCCTAGCTCCTTCTGTATTTGCGGTGACCAATATTGAATTAGCCGCCTACAATCAAAGGCTGAATTTGACGGTGGGAGATAAACTGCCGGAACCTTTAGAGATTGCTGGTTTTGAGTATGTTGGCTATCTGAAAAGCGGTGAACAGGGCAAGGAGAACGCAACAGGAAGTCATCAGCTTCCTACGGCACAGAAGGACTTGTCAGCTGTCGAAGTCGATCAACAGGCGGGCAAATCTGCTAGCCTTTCTGGGAATCCGGGTACTGCCAACAAGCCTGTATCTACTGAAACAGAGAAACTGACCGAGCAAGAAAAAGAGATTATTGCTGCCAAAGAACGCGAATTTGCTCGGTTTTCTCCAGTCACTGAAGTACCAGAACTGGAATTCGAGAGCCAAGAAAGCAGCCAGACCCAAGTCCTGCCTTATCAAACAGAATACCAATATTCAAATGAACTCGCAGAGGGGCAATCTCAGGTCATTCGCGCAGGTGTCGCTGGTACACGTACTGTCGTCACTCGCAATTATATTGCTGGTAAAGAAATTGTAAAAAGCGAAGTGATTTCAGACCAGGTAACTGCAGAGCCAGTTTCGGAAATTGTGTTGGTCGGAACTGCCGCAGTCAAATCTGTTCCAAAAGAAGCGCCAGTGCAAGAAATTCCAGAGCTCACCAGCTATGGAACTGCATCAGATACTGCACCGGTTCAAGAAGTGCCTGAGCTAACAACTTATGGTACCGCACCAGATACTGCACCAGTACAAGAAATCCCAGAATTGACGACTTATGGCACAACGCCCGATACCGCACCGGTTCAGGAAGTGCCAGAGCTAACGACTTATGGCACGGTACCAGACACTGCTCCCGTGCAAGAAGTTCCGGAACTAACCACTTATGGCACTGCGCCCGATACCGCACCGGTTCAAGAAGTCCCAGAATTGACGTCTTATGGCACAGCACCAGACACTACACCGGTTCAAGAAGTTCCAGAATTAACGACGTATGGCATTGCACCAGATACAGCGCCAGTTCAAGAGATTCCGGAGCTAACGACTTATGGCACAGCACCAGACACCGCGCCAGTACAAGAAGTTCCGGAACTAACAACTTATGGTACCGCACCAGATGAAGCACCCGTGCATCAACCCCCAGAATTAGAGCTGACTGCGACGGATGAAACAAGAAGAGAAAAGATAGATTTTTCTGTCGAAGAACAGTATACTGATGAGATTCCAGAAGGCAGCCGCCAAATTGTCACACCAGGAGTACAGGGTGAGCGGGCTATTACCACTCGTATCTATACCTCGAATGGCCAAGAGGTTGATCGCCAAGTTTTATCGGATGAAGAAATTCTTGCAGCAGTCACTCAAATTATTAAGGTCGGTACAAGTAAGTCAAGTCTGATTCCGGCTGATGCACCAAAGGTAGAAGAGCTATCAGAATACCCGCTAACTTACACGGACGAAACGCGCGTAGAGAAAATCAACTATATTATTCGTGAAGAGGAAACGGACGAACTTGTTCGAGATGCCCGTCAAATCACAACTCCAGGTGTGCAAGGTGAGCGAACAATCAAGACCCGTGTCTACAGTTCCAACGGTCAGGAAATTGATCGTCAAGAACTATCTAATGAAGAGACTCTAGCGCCAGTAACACAAATTGTCAAAGTTGGTACGGCTAAGCCAAATATGGTACCAGGCGATGCACCAAAAGCAGACGCTTTGCCAGAGTATCCATTAACATACACGGACGAAACTAGAGTTGAAAAAATTAACTTCACAATTCGTGAGGAAGATACAGATGAGCTGGTTCGTGATGCTCGTCAAATCGCAACACCGGGTGTTCAGGGCGAGCGTACCATCAAGATCCGCGTCTACAGCTCTAACGGTCAAGAAATTGACCGGCAAGAGCTTTCGAATGAGGAAACTCTCGCTCCAGTAACGCAAGTTGTCAAAGTTGGCACGGCTAAGCCAACCATGGTCCCAAACGCTGCGCCAAAAGCAGAAGTTCTTCCAGAGTATCCTCTGACTTATACGGACGAAACCCGAGTAGAGAAAGTTGCTTTCAACATCGAGGAACAATATACCGATGAGTTGCCACAGGATGCCCGTCAAATCGCAACTCCGGGAGTGCAAGGTGAGCGTACGATTAAGACCCGTGTCTACAGTTCTAACGGTCAAGAAATCGAACGCCAAGAGCTTTCTAACGAGGAAACATTGGCTCCAGTAACGCAAGTCGTCAAAGTTGGCACGGCTAACCCGCACATGGTACCAGGTAATGCACCAAAAGTAGATACTTTACCAGAGTACCCGCTGACATACACCGACGAAACTCGTGTAGAAAAAATCAACTTCACCATTCGTGAAGAAGAGACGGACGAGCTTGTACGAGATGCTCGTCAAATCGCAACACCGGGTGTCCAGGGTGAACGAACCATCAAGACCCGTGTCTACAGTTCCAACGGTCAGGAAATTGATCGTCAAGAGCTGTCCAACGATGAGACTCTAGCTCCAGTAACACAAATTGTTAAAGTTGGTACCGCTAAGCCGAACATGGTACCAGGTGATGCACCAAAAGCAGATGCTTTGCCGGAGTATCCACTGACTTACACGGACGAAACGCGTGTAGAGAAAATCAACTTCACAATTCGTGAAGAAGAAACGGACGAATTGGTTCGTGATGCCCGTCAAATTGCCGCTCCGGGTGTGCAAGGCGAGCGAACCATCAAGACCCGCGTCTACAGCTCTAACGGTCAAGAAATTGATCGTCAAGAGCTATCCAATGAAGAAACCTTGGCTCCGGTAACGCAAGTTGTCAAAGTTGGTACGGCTAAGCCAACCATGGTACCAAGTGAAGCTCCGAAAGTAGAAGCTCTGCCAGAATATCCGTTGACTTACACGGACGAAACCCGAGTGGAGAAAATTAACTTCACCATTCGTGAAGAAGAGACAGACGAACTTGTTCGTGATGTCCGTCAGATTGCGACTCCTGGCGTTCAGGGCGAGCGCACCATCAAGACTCGTGTCTACAGCTCTAACGGCCAAGAAATCGACCGCCAAGAGCTTTCGAATGAGGAAACTCTAGCTCCAGTAACGCAAGTTGTTAAAGTTGGTACAGCTAAGCCGCATATGGTACCGAACGATGCGCCAAAAGCAGAGGTTTTAGAAGAGTTCGATTTAATTCCACTGCATAATCTATTAGCAGAAGCGGATCAGATTAAAGCTCAGGCACGTTATTTCAATGATAGTCTGAGTCATCAATCTAGCTATGATACTGCTTTGACAGCAGGTCAAGCACTCCTGAACCAATCACATGCTAGCCAAGCAGAAGTCAACCAACTGGTGGGACAAATCAATCAAGCCAAGGCTCAGTTAAGCGGTCTTGAGGTTGTCAAAACGGCTCTTCAAAACGAGTACGATTTAAATCCAACTGTTAAAACAACTGCTAAATATAAAAATGCGGATTCAGATAAGCAGACAGCTTATACTGACGAATTGACAAAGGCAGAAGGAGTTCTGAATAATCAAACTGCTACACAAGTGCAGGTTAACCAAGCTTTTGCTAGTCTGACAGCAGCCAAAGAAGCTCTAAATGGAGTGCCTAAAGTCAAGCCTACGGTTTCCATTCTAAGTCTGACAGAAAATGCGGACGATAAGTCGGTTACAGTCCAATATAGATTAGAAGACCAGACCCAGTCCTTCCGTTCAGCAACTGCAGAATTGTACCAGGGTGATCAGCTTGTCCGCACTCTTCCGATTACCAATTTCGCAGGAAGTCTGAAGATTGGCGACTTAGACTACTACACAGGCTATAGCCTGAAAACCAAGCTGACTTATGAACTGGATAATGGCAGCTTCACAGGCCTTGAAACGGACAGCCGCAATTTTGAATTGGAATACAAGAAGATTGCCTTCCGAGATATTGATTCGGCAGAGTTTTACAGAAAAGAAAACGACCAGTTTAAGCGCGTCGTGTCCATGAACTCTATGCCTACGGATCTGTCAAACTACTTCGTCAAAGTCAAATCAAGTGAATCTAAGGAAATGCTCCTGCCAGTTCACAGCATAGCGGAAAGTCATAAGGATGGCAGGGATGTCTATAAGGTGACAGTCTCTCTGCCTGAGCTGGTACAAGAAGGTGAGGCAGGCTATAAGTCTGGCTATGATTTCTATATCAGTAAGGCAGTCCCTAGCCAGCAAAATGTCTACACCAGCTTTGCTGGTTTGGTAGACGCTATGAAGCAAAATATGGCTGGCAACTATGTTCTGGGAGCAGATTTGGATGCTAGCGAAGTTAGTCTGGCACCTGCGGACTATGTCTACCTCAAAGGGAACTTCACAGGCAGTCTGACAGGTAACCATAATGGCAAGCAGTACGCTATTTATAATCTAGCCAAGCCTTTATTTGAAAACCTCAAGAGTGGTTCCTCTATTTCTAATCTGGATTTGAAAGAGGTCAATATTGTCGGTACTTACGACTCAGCTGCCCTAGCTCGCAATGCAGAAAATGCTCGAATCACAGATGTTTCAGTCCAAGGTAGAGTAGAAGTAAAAGAAAATGCTTCACAGGTAGCAGGTTTGGTAGTTATTGCTAACAATACCCAAATTACCAATAGCTCCTTTACTGGAACTATCGTGTCAAATGATAAGCAGGGCAAGGAATACAATGTCGGTGGTTTGGTTGCTAATCTTAAGGGAGGAAACTCCTTGATTAGCCAGAGCAGGGCAGATGTGACCATTCTAGCAGGTGCTAGAGCCAACAACCAACGCTTTGGCGGTTTAGTCGGCCGTTTAGAAAACAATGCCCGCATCAGCCGCTCTTATGTAGCTGGTAAGATTCAAAACTCTACTAAAAACGGTCAGATTGGTGGCGTAGTTGGTTCCAATTACTTCAATGGCTTAATTGATAATGTCATCAGCAATGTCAGCGGTACAAATGTTTACAGTATTTCTGGCGATCAGGGATATGAGAATAACCGTATCACAGAAGCTTATGCCGTTGAAGGAAATAAAACGCTGGAAAATGACAAGTTTGTCACTTCAACACTGACTCTGAACGAGGCAGAAGAGAAGCTAACTAGCTTAGACATTACGACCACTCTAGAAGACACGAATCTCAATATTTATTCTGTCAACTATGCTCAGGAAAAGAATGCCCGAGAAGATCGTCTGATAGCTTATGCTAACATGGAAAAGCTCCTTCCATTCTACAATAAGGAGACCATCGTTGCCTATGGAAATAAACTTCCAGATAATCACAAGCTCAATACAGAGTACTTGCTGGACGTTGTTCCGATGAAAGGCGACCAGATTATCACTGATATCAATAGCAACAAGACTGGGATTAACCGTCTGATGCTGCACTTTGAGGATAATACGGTTGACTACCTGGATCTGACCTATAAGGGAGATTTCAAATATAAGGCAATTGCAGAGTACAGTGTAAACGGCTTAGACCTCCTTTATACGCCAGAAGCTTTCCTATCAGACTACAGCAGGGTTCTCAATCAAGTGCTGCCAGAGTTGAACAAGGTTGTCCTTGACTCCCCCGCTATGCGAACTGTTTTAGGCGTGAATGCTGACACTTCTCTGGATGATCTCTATCTGGATACAGCCTTTGACCAAGTCAAGACCAAGCTGTCAGAAGAGTTGCGCAAAGTTCTGGCTATGGATAAGTCCATCAATACTGAAGGCGATGTCGTGGCTGACTATGTAGCTCAGAAGATTACAGCCAATAAGGAAGCCTTCCTACTGGGTCTAACTTATCTCAACCGTTGGTATAATATCAACTATGACAATATCAATGTTAAGGATTTGTCGGCCTATAAGTTTGACTTCTTTGGAAATCATAATGCTTCAACCTTAGATACCATTATTTCACTTGGTAAGTCAGGCATGAACAATCTTAAAGCTAAGAACAACTATATGGCTTATGATGCCTCGCTTTCTGAAGCGACTGGTAAGCGTGGACTCTTTAACTATCTAGAAGGTTATCGTCAGCTCTTCCTTCCGGACAAGAGCAACAATGAATGGCTCAAGACCAATACAAAAGCCTATATCGTTGAGGCTAAGTCGGATGTGCCAGAAGCTAGACAGCTTCAGGATGGAGCCGAGGACAAGAGCAAGTATTCTGTCGGCGTTTATGACAAGATTACTGCAGATAACTGGGAACACAAGGGCATGCTTCTGCCGCTCTTGACCATGACTGAGAAGGGCGTCTATGCTATCTCCAATATGTCTACCATCTCCATGGGGGCTTATGACCGTTATCGCCTTGATGCCAATGGCAGGGTTCGGACAGATGCAGAGCTAGCTGAATTTGTCGAAGACAGAGTGAGAAAAACTGCTGAATACCAGCGCGATCATTATGACTTCTGGTATAAGATTCTAAGCGATGAAAGCAAGGACAAGCTCTTCCGTTCTGTTCTGGTTTACGATGGATTCTCATTGGTTGACAAGGATGGTAAAAGATATTGGGCTCCAGCTAATGACAAAAAATCACTGGCTATGCAGGAGTTCTTCGGACCAGCCGGCAAGTGGTATCCAAGCAAGGGCTATAATGCCTATGCTACAGGAAATGTAACCCACTTTGATGCCGCTCGCTTGTTAGAAGACTATGGTAACTCTGTCTACACGCATGAGATGACCCATAACTCTGACGGAGGCATCTACTTTGAGGGCAATGGTCGTCGCGAAGGTCTGGGAGCTGAGCTTTATGCTCGCGGACTCTTGCAGTCTACTCCAAGTGCAGATGAGGCAACTATTACGCTCAATACCCTCTTCAAGGTGGACAAGGACTCTAAGACGCGCCTACACACATATAACTTCAAGGAACGCGTTCAAAATGCAGAAGACCTGCAGCACTATGTCCATGGTATGTTTGACATGATCTACACCCTAGATTACCTAGAAGGGACCTCTATGCTGAAGCAGAGTGATGATGCTAAGCTTCAGTGGTTCAGGAAAATGGAGAATTACTATATTACAGATAAGTATGGTAAGGAGACCCATGCCGGTAACCAGACGCGAAGCTTTACTGCTGAGGAAATCAAGCAGCTGAAGACTTTTAACTCACTGATTGAAAATGATGTTATCACTCGTCGGGAGAATAAGGATAGTGGGAAATACGGCCGAAATGGCTACCTCAGTCTCAGCCTCTTCTCACCAATCTACTCAGCCTTGAGCAATCCAAATGGAGCTCCGGGTGATGTCATGTTCCGCCGTACAGCCTATGAGTTACTAGCAGCCAAGGGTTACCATGAAGGATTTATCCCTTATGTTTCTGGTAAGTACTCTAAGGAAGCCTTTGATGAAGGTAAGAAAACTTGGGATGGATGGTCCGGAAGAGATGTTGGTCTCGTGACTGACCAGAAAGTCTTGGAAAATGTATTCAAGGGTGAATATGACTCTTGGCTAGCCTTCAAGAAAGCTATGTATAAGGAGCGGATTGATCAGCTGACCAAGCTCAAGCCAATCACTATTGAGTACGAGCTCAGAAACCCAAGCAGTACCAAGAAAGTAACTATTCGCTCTTATGAAGAGATGCAGAAGCTGATGGACGAAGCAGTAGCAGAGGATGTACGAAACATTACCAATGCTACCAGCCGTGTTGATGCTAGCTGGGTCAACCTGCTCAAGAAGAAGATTTATAACGCATATCTTCGTGAGACAGATGACTTCAGACAATCAATCTTTAATAAGTAA
- a CDS encoding phosphoenolpyruvate synthase, whose protein sequence is MKRIKQTGLDQVGGKVYHLLKMQAAGLPVPDFAVFAFDFFQNLATSADLKRMEEAYRSGELDLSQLSQQLQDWAKEQFAQEDLTAAENWIRQELSQTDCRFAVRSSATIEDGKTSSFAGQFKSQLNVKPEQLKEAIQAILLSLYQESALSYLFEQGLSLKQAQMICLVQVMQEGDLSGIYFTANPKGILNEHIIVIGRGLGNKVVEDKIPTTMVTLHPKDQLFYIEQTEDSPGVSLEQLEELQALASQVSQLFGPYMDMEFTFANGQLYLLQARPITTLPEGQRVILDNSNIVESYPGVSSPLTISFIQEAYASIFRSLAQRLVGKDAPEFAAYEATFQNMLQPVNSRVYYQIQSWYQLLQLLPFSKKIIPIWQDMLGVRETEVPQMPVHLSAFKRLQIMLRIIREFWTAPKQMRQLEEQFAQIQREYEANFSPDADAETLIALVSKLKEDILAHWDITLVNDLYAFVYTGLLKKSRRGGAVQAEIAGIEQIESMQPALALQALTAQLKAEENAEIRQAMASESPAVFLSRQHPLVQEIAHFIHEFGDRAPEELKLETPTFRTHPERLLKLLLQMCQQEEKKLAPQKLEEEVQKSGWWTNFLRKRAMTGVKYRESSRLNRTRIYGMMRQIFRTFGQQLAEQGLLANPDDVFYLTKEELFELTRKPRDVSGLIAERREKLEADKELPTFSRYVFAGQVFEKYLKPQNRTSSHNTGNQALQGIGCSPGCVKAQVLVVKDVQEIESAQDRIIVTKMTDPGWVYLLTQAKGVIAEQGSLLSHTAIISRELGIPSIVNVRGACSQLQNGDWIEMDGLTGKIRLIKEEDHAAN, encoded by the coding sequence ATGAAAAGAATCAAGCAGACAGGGCTTGACCAGGTCGGAGGCAAGGTCTATCATTTGCTGAAAATGCAGGCTGCTGGTTTGCCGGTTCCTGACTTTGCAGTGTTTGCTTTTGACTTTTTTCAAAATCTGGCCACCTCTGCTGACTTGAAGCGGATGGAAGAAGCTTATCGGTCTGGAGAGTTGGACTTGTCCCAACTCAGTCAGCAATTGCAGGATTGGGCTAAAGAGCAGTTTGCGCAAGAAGATCTGACAGCAGCAGAAAACTGGATTCGGCAGGAGCTTTCTCAGACAGACTGTCGCTTCGCAGTCCGCTCATCTGCTACCATTGAGGATGGGAAGACCTCATCCTTTGCCGGTCAGTTTAAGAGCCAGCTCAATGTGAAGCCAGAGCAGCTTAAAGAAGCCATCCAAGCAATCTTGCTCTCTCTTTATCAGGAGTCAGCACTTAGCTATCTATTTGAGCAAGGACTATCGTTGAAGCAAGCGCAGATGATTTGCCTTGTGCAGGTCATGCAGGAGGGAGACTTGTCTGGGATTTACTTCACAGCTAATCCCAAGGGCATTTTGAACGAGCATATCATTGTTATCGGTCGAGGTTTGGGGAACAAGGTTGTCGAGGATAAGATTCCTACAACAATGGTGACCCTCCATCCCAAGGACCAGCTCTTTTATATAGAGCAGACGGAGGACTCACCAGGCGTATCATTGGAACAACTTGAGGAGTTACAGGCCTTGGCGAGTCAGGTAAGTCAGCTTTTCGGACCTTATATGGATATGGAATTTACCTTCGCCAATGGCCAGCTCTATCTTTTGCAAGCACGACCTATTACTACCTTGCCAGAGGGACAGCGGGTTATTCTGGATAACAGCAACATTGTCGAGAGCTATCCGGGCGTTTCTAGTCCTTTGACCATTAGCTTTATCCAGGAGGCCTATGCTAGCATTTTCCGCAGTCTGGCCCAGCGCTTGGTTGGCAAGGATGCCCCTGAGTTTGCTGCCTATGAAGCCACCTTTCAAAATATGCTGCAGCCGGTCAACAGCCGGGTTTATTACCAGATTCAGAGCTGGTATCAGCTCTTGCAGCTTCTGCCTTTTTCGAAGAAAATCATTCCTATCTGGCAGGATATGCTGGGCGTTCGAGAGACAGAGGTACCTCAGATGCCAGTGCACCTGTCTGCTTTCAAACGCCTGCAAATCATGCTCCGTATCATCCGAGAGTTCTGGACAGCGCCCAAGCAAATGCGGCAATTGGAAGAGCAGTTTGCCCAGATTCAGCGCGAATACGAAGCGAACTTTTCTCCCGACGCAGATGCTGAGACCTTGATTGCCTTGGTCAGTAAGCTAAAAGAGGATATTCTGGCTCACTGGGACATTACCCTGGTAAATGATCTCTATGCTTTTGTCTATACCGGACTCCTGAAGAAGTCGCGTCGCGGCGGGGCTGTTCAGGCTGAGATTGCAGGAATTGAGCAGATTGAAAGTATGCAGCCGGCTTTGGCTCTGCAGGCTTTAACAGCTCAGCTGAAAGCAGAAGAAAATGCAGAGATTAGACAGGCCATGGCAAGTGAAAGTCCAGCAGTCTTTCTAAGTCGCCAGCACCCTTTGGTCCAAGAAATTGCCCATTTTATCCATGAATTTGGCGATCGGGCTCCGGAAGAGTTGAAATTAGAAACTCCAACCTTTCGAACGCACCCAGAGCGTCTGCTTAAGCTCCTGCTGCAAATGTGCCAACAAGAGGAGAAGAAGTTGGCGCCTCAAAAACTTGAAGAAGAGGTGCAAAAATCAGGCTGGTGGACGAATTTTCTTCGCAAGCGAGCCATGACTGGTGTTAAATATCGGGAAAGCTCCCGCTTAAACCGCACACGGATCTATGGCATGATGCGGCAGATTTTCAGAACATTTGGCCAGCAATTAGCCGAGCAAGGGTTGCTGGCTAACCCTGACGATGTTTTTTACCTGACAAAGGAAGAGTTGTTTGAGCTGACCAGAAAGCCCAGAGATGTTAGCGGCTTGATAGCCGAGCGTCGAGAGAAGTTGGAGGCTGATAAGGAGCTGCCAACCTTTAGTCGCTACGTTTTTGCTGGACAGGTCTTTGAGAAATATCTGAAACCGCAAAACCGTACCAGCAGTCATAATACGGGCAATCAAGCCTTACAAGGGATTGGCTGCTCACCTGGCTGCGTCAAGGCTCAGGTTTTGGTCGTGAAAGATGTGCAGGAGATTGAGTCTGCTCAGGACCGGATTATCGTGACCAAGATGACCGATCCGGGCTGGGTCTATCTTCTGACCCAAGCCAAGGGTGTCATTGCCGAGCAGGGGTCTTTGCTCTCGCACACGGCAATTATTTCCCGCGAGCTAGGTATTCCTTCCATTGTCAATGTCAGAGGTGCCTGCAGCCAGCTGCAAAACGGTGATTGGATTGAGATGGATGGCCTTACTGGCAAGATTCGACTGATCAAGGAGGAAGACCATGCTGCAAATTAA